In Sardina pilchardus chromosome 8, fSarPil1.1, whole genome shotgun sequence, a genomic segment contains:
- the atoh1a gene encoding protein atonal homolog 1a: MDGLRLEGLNEDANEMSELEVQQSGFGRGERREYPPSLALMDSSDPRAWLAPVQPGTCAPHADYLLHSPGSSVEGVSPPAGHLSNFRKSSKTPVKVRELCRLKGSLTTDDGRQRAPSSKSTNGVQKHRRQAANARERRRMHGLNHAFDELRSVIPAFDNDKKLSKYETLQMAQIYINALSDLLEGPGAKSDSPKSSVSSTVYEGDNTPSGSPTTRVFPAQLTGMPFPYEDASFASFMEQNMQSPTGKSESENSKDSPRSNRSDGEFSPHSHFSDSDETHMEVQSEEELSELKLPSHQAY; the protein is encoded by the coding sequence ATGGATGGACTGCGTTTGGAAGGCTTAAACGAAGACGCCAATGAGATGAGTGAACTCGAAGTCCAACAGTCTGGTTTTGGGAGGGGGGAGCGGCGCGAGTACCCACCGAGTCTGGCACTCATGGACAGCAGTGACCCACGCGCCTGGCTCGCTCCCGTGCAGCCTGGCACCTGTGCGCCACACGCCGACTACCTGCTGCACTCGCCCGGCTCAAGTGTGGAAGGCGTGTCTCCACCAGCGGGTCACCTCTCCAACTTTAGGAAGAGCTCCAAAACTCCTGTCAAAGTGCGTGAGTTGTGTCGACTCAAGGGCTCGCTGACAACGGACGATGGAAGGCAGAGAGCTCCGTCCAGCAAATCCACCAACGGGGTGCAAAAACATAGACGCCAGGCCGCCAACGCACGGGAACGGCGGCGTATGCACGGACTGAACCACGCCTTTGACGAGCTACGGAGCGTCATCCCGGCATTCGACAATGACAAGAAGCTCTCCAAATACGAGACTCTGCAGATGGCTCAGATCTACATCAACGCTCTGTCTGATCTCCTGGAGGGTCCGGGTGCTAAATCAGATTCGCCAAAAAGCAGCGTGTCCTCCACCGTCTACGAGGGGGACAACACACCCAGTGGGTCGCCGACAACCAGAGTTTTCCCTGCCCAATTAACCGGAATGCCATTCCCCTATGAGGATGCGTCGTTCGCCTCTTTCATGGAACAGAACATGCAGTCGCCCACGGGGAAGTCCGAATCCGAAAACAGCAAAGACTCACCCCGGTCGAACAGAAGCGATGGGGAGTTTTCCCCACACTCTCACTTTAGCGACTCGGATGAGACTCACATGGAGGTTCAGAGCGAAGAGGAACTGTCTGAACTGAAACTTCCAAGCCACCAAGCCTACTAA